The Populus nigra chromosome 14, ddPopNigr1.1, whole genome shotgun sequence genome has a segment encoding these proteins:
- the LOC133672529 gene encoding GATA transcription factor 5-like, producing the protein MLYQTLLLSKIHNPFSLLSFSYPIRFRFKKQEMECVEGALKTSFRKEVAMKFSPQVLDDFWAVNVPNGMSSDDFSVEKLLDFSNENDFIEEEEEEGGDKEKPCVFSVSVSPKQEALEEDKNSDSSPGFAVKDDFFSVPTSELCVPTDDFASLEWLSHFVEDSNSEYAAPFPTNVSPPEPKKENPVEQEKLVLEEPLFKTPVPGKARSKRTRNGVRVWPLGSPSLTESSSSSSSTSSSSPSSPWLVYSKPGLKVEPVWFEKPVAKKMKKPADEAAAKGCGSNSSRRCSHCGVQKTPQWRAGPNGSKTLCNACGVRYKSGRLLPEYRPACSPTFSKELHSNHHRKVLEMRRNKEGLVPTEPGLAQPFVPSFG; encoded by the exons ATGCTTTACCAAACTCTTCTCCTCTCCAAAATCCACAAccccttctctcttctctccttctcttATCCTATTCGCTTCAG gttcAAGAAACAAGAAATGGAATGTGTTGAAGGCGCTTTGAAGACCAGTTTTAGAAAAGAAGTGGCTATGAAATTTAGCCCGCAAGTTTTAGACGATTTTTGGGCAGTTAATGTTCCCAACGGCATGTCGTCTGATGACTTCTCTGTTGAAAAGCTCTTAGACTTCTCTAATGAAAACGACTtcattgaagaagaagaggaggagggggGAGATAAAGAGAAACCTTgtgttttttctgtttctgtttctcCTAAGCAAGAAGCCCTTGAAGAAGACAAAAACAGTGACAGTAGTCCTGGTTTTGCTGtcaaagatgattttttttctgttcctACAAGTGAACTTTGTGTGCCG ACGGATGATTTTGCAAGTCTTGAATGGCTGTCACATTTTGTGGAGGATTCCAACTCGGAATACGCCGCACCGTTTCCGACAAATGTTTCTCCGCCGGAGCCGAAAAAAGAGAACCCGGTGGAACAGGAGAAGTTGGTTTTAGAAGAGCCCTTGTTTAAGACCCCGGTTCCAGGCAAGGCTAGAAGCAAGAGAACAAGAAATGGTGTAAGAGTTTGGCCACTCGGGTCGCCCTCTTTAACAGAATCATCAAGTTCCTCCTCTTCAACATCCTCTTCAAGCCCTTCAAGCCCTTGGTTAGTTTACTCCAAACCCGGTTTGAAAGTTGAACCGGTTTGGTTCGAGAAACCGGTGgcgaaaaagatgaaaaaaccgGCTGATGAGGCAGCGGCAAAAGGTTGTGGTTCCAACTCGTCGAGGAGGTGTAGCCATTGTGGGGTTCAAAAGACTCCACAGTGGAGAGCCGGTCCAAATGGTTCCAAAACCCTTTGCAATGCTTGCGGGGTTCGATACAAGTCGGGTCGGTTACTGCCCGAGTACAGACCGGCTTGCAGCCCAACTTTCTCAAAGGAATTGCACTCGAACCATCATCGTAAAGTGCTTGAAATGCGAAGGAATAAGGAGGGTTTGGTTCCGACTGAACCAGGTCTGGCCCAACCCTTTGTACCCAGTTTTGGGTAG
- the LOC133672571 gene encoding putative glycine-rich cell wall structural protein 1, whose amino-acid sequence MEIAREFGALLFLALVFRPFLVLGLDDFEERNGVAHFNTTKNDVHSSGSHNVELDDIREGRTNSTYTDALVEHNSDLNNGGRGGGGGGGGGGGGGGGGNGGNGNGGGGGGSGVGKGGDSGHGKEIGKPHQRKGGKPSSGGRGGGGNGGGRGGASSGGRGGGGGGGGGGGGGGGGGGGNGKGFGWGHGGGGGGGGGGGGGGGGGGGGGGGSGGGGGGGGGGGQGGGWGWGGGGGGGGGNQGDCLPWGCGGHPRKSIGARSVSPP is encoded by the coding sequence ATGGAGATTGCAAGAGAATTTGGAGCATTGTTGTTCCTTGCATTGGTGTTTCGCCCATTTCTGGTTCTTGGGCTAGATGATTTTGAGGAAAGAAACGGAGTGGCTCATTTTAACACTACTAAAAATGATGTGCATTCAAGTGGAAGCCACAACGTTGAGCTGGATGATATAAGAGAAGGAAGAACAAACTCTACTTATACAGATGCTTTAGTCGAACACAATAGTGATTTGAACAACGGTGGaagaggaggaggtggtggcggtggtggtggtggaggaggaggtggcGGCGGCAATGGTGGTAATGGAaatggaggaggtggtggtggaagTGGAGTCGGGAAAGGTGGTGATAGCGGTCATGGAAAAGAAATAGGTAAGCCACAccaaagaaaaggaggaaagcCTAGCAGTGGCGGTCGAGGAGGCGGTGGCAATGGTGGTGGTAGAGGAGGTGCTAGCAGTGGTGGTAGAGGTGGTGGAGGTGGCggaggtggtggaggaggaggaggtggcgGAGGCGGCGGTGGAAATGGTAAAGGCTTTGGATGGGGCCATGGAGGTGGCGGTGGcggaggtggaggtggtggcggaggcggaggtggaggtggtggaggcGGCGGCgggagtggtggtggtggaggtggaggaggaggaggaggtcaAGGGGGAGGTTGGGGttggggaggaggaggaggtggtggaggGGGCAACCAAGGAGATTGTTTGCCATGGGGATGTGGTGGCCACCCAAGAAAATCAATTGGGGCAAGATCAGTTAGTCCTCCCTGA